In a genomic window of Rhinoderma darwinii isolate aRhiDar2 chromosome 10, aRhiDar2.hap1, whole genome shotgun sequence:
- the LOC142661540 gene encoding galactoside alpha-(1,2)-fucosyltransferase 2-like, whose amino-acid sequence MKKCVVVFISLIFFIVLNFISWDYFILDNQRSVSFCKDYNSSTEKPDKYIGPQQIFQPVTGVWTIEPQGRIGNLMGEYATLYALSKINGHQPYILPHMHKELSQVFRIKLPVLPLEAANRIKWKKYMLRNWMLPEYKNISGEYVRFFSTPWSWTFYHHLRDEILQEFTFHDYLKVEANDYLAKVRGDRKNVTFIGVHVRRGDYVNVMSRERKGVVANKGYMDKAMAYYRHKYANPLFVVTSNGMDWCKKNINNSLGDVHFAGDGKESSPAHDFVLLAHCNHTIMTIGSFGFWASYTAGGETIYLSNYTMPDSPMLNFFKYDAIYLPEWIGIPADLSSFMTKEDIN is encoded by the coding sequence ATGAAGAAATGTGTTGTTGTGTTCATCTCATTAATCTTCTTTATAGTCTTAAATTTCATCAGTTGGGATTACTTCATTTTAGACAATCAGAGGTCAGTATCATTCTGCAAGGATTATAACTCCTCCACAGAAAAACCTGATAAATATATAGGACCACAACAAATTTTCCAGCCAGTCACTGGTGTTTGGACCATAGAACCTCAAGGACGGATAGGAAATCTAATGGGAGAATATGCAACTCTCTATGCTTTATCCAAGATCAATGGTCATCAACCCTACATTTTACCCCACATGCACAAAGAGTTATCACAAGTTTTTAGGATAAAGCTACCGGTTCTACCTCTGGAAGCTGCTAATCGTATAAAGTGGAAGAAATACATGCTAAGAAATTGGATGTTACCTGAATACAAGAACATCTCTGGAGAATATGTCCGGTTTTTTAGTACTCCTTGGTCATGGACGTTCTACCACCACCTCAGAGATGAGATTCTTCAGGAATTTACTTTCCATGATTATCTTAAAGTGGAAGCTAATGACTACCTCGCCAAAGTGAGAGGAGATCGTAAAAATGTCACCTTTATTGGAGTGCACGTTCGAAGGGGTGACTATGTTAATGTAATGTCAAGAGAACGCAAAGGGGTCGTAGCCAACAAAGGATATATGGACAAAGCCATGGCCTATTATAGACATAAATACGCAAATCCTCTCTTTGTGGTGACCAGTAATGGTATGGATTGGTGTAAGAAGAATATTAATAACTCTCTTGGAGACGTTCACTTTGCTGGAGATGGTAAAGAATCTTCCCCTGCCCATGACTTTGTCCTCTTGGCACATTGTAACCATACCATTATGACTATAGGATCTTTTGGGTTTTGGGCTTCCTATACGGCAGGAGGAGAGACCATTTATCTTTCCAATTATACAATGCCTGATTCTCCAATgctgaatttttttaaatatgatgCTATTTACCTTCCTGAATGGATTGGAATACCTGCAGATCTGTCTTCGTTCATGACAAAGGAAGACATAAACTAA